The Meles meles chromosome 12, mMelMel3.1 paternal haplotype, whole genome shotgun sequence genome includes a window with the following:
- the LOC123954072 gene encoding melanoma antigen preferentially expressed in tumors-like, producing the protein MSMPAPPRLLDLAGQSLLRDQASAIAALEVLPMELFPPLFTAAFAGRYSEILKVMVQAWPFACLPLGALMKEQQPHQETFQAALDGLDVLLAQEVRPRRWKLQVLDLRKNAHQDFWTVWSGTRASMYSLLEPEVAQPMKKKRKVDDCKPGPKPPLAPVEVLIDLCLKEGTPDESLAYLIQKVQQRKGLLHLCCKKLKIFAMPIQNIKKVLKIVQLDSIQDLEVNCTWKLSTLGKFAPHLGQMGNLRRLLLSHIHMSSHTTPAKEELCVSQFTAQFLRLHHLEELYLDSISFLEDRLDQVLSCLKTPLETLSITNCLLSESDLTHLSQHLNVSQLKDLGLSGVNLTNMSPAPLQVLIERASATLQDLDLDECGIMDSQFTVILPALGRCSQLTTFSFCGNPISMAVLENLLRHTIGLNKLSHVLYPAPLESYEDVRGTLHLGRLAQLHARLKQMLQELGRPGMVWFSANPCPHCGDRTFYDPEPILCPCYMPA; encoded by the exons ATGAGCATGCCAGCTCCACCCAGACTTCTGGACCTGGCAGGTCAGAGCCTGCTGAGGGACCAGGCCTCAGCCATTGCCGCTCTGGAAGTGCTGCCTATGGAGCTCTTCCCACCACTGTTCACGGCGGCCTTTGCTGGGAGGTACAGTGAGATCCTGAAGGTGATGGTCCAGGCCTGGCCCTTTGCCTGCCTCCCTCTGGGGGCCTTGATGAAGGAGCAGCAGCCCCACCAGGAGACCTTCCAAGCTGCACTCGATGGACTTGATGTCCTGCTTGCCCAGGAGGTTCGCCCAAG GAGGTGGAAACTGCAGGTGCTAGATTTACGGAAGAATGCTCATCAGGACTTCTGGACCGTGTGGTCTGGGACGAGGGCCAGTATGTACTCTCTGTTGGAGCCAGAGGTGGCCCAGCCCATGAAGAAGAAGCGAAAAGTGGATGATTGCAAGCCAGGGCCCAAGCCACCCTTGGCTCCTGTGGAGGTGCTGATAGACCTTTGCCTCAAGGAAGGTACCCCTGATGAGTCCCTCGCCTACCTCATCCAGAAAGTCCAGCAGAGGAAGGGTCTGCTGCACCTGTGCTGTAAGAAGCTGAAGATTTTTGCAATGCCCATACAGAACATCAAGAAGGTCCTGAAAATTGTACAGCTGGACTCGATCCAGGATTTGGAGGTGAATTGCACATGGAAACTGTCCACACTGGGGAAGTTTGCTCCTCATCTGGGTCAGATGGGGAATTTGCGCAGGCTCCTCCTCTCGCACATCCACATGTCTTCCCACACCACCCCGGCGAAGGAGGAGCTCTGCGTCAGCCAGTTCACTGCTCAGTTCCTCAGGCTGCACCACCTTGAGGAGCTCTATTTGGACTCTATCTCCTTCCTGGAAGACCGTCTGGACCAGGTGCTCAG cTGCCTGAAGACCCCCCTAGAGACCCTGTCAATAACTAATTGCCTGCTTTCGGAATCTGACTTGACACATCTGTCCCAGCACCTGAACGTCAGTCAGCTTAAGGACCTGGGTCTCAGTGGGGTCAACCTGACCAATATGAGTCCTGCACCTCTCCAAGTTCTGATTGAGAGAGCCTCCGCCACCCTCCAGGACCTGGACTTAGACGAGTGTGGGATCATGGACTCCCAGTTCACTGTCATCCTGCCTGCCCTGGGCCGCTGCTCCCAGCTCACAACTTTCAGCTTCTGTGGAAACCCCATCTCCATGGCCGTCCTAGAGAACCTGCTGCGCCACACCATCGGGCTGAACAAGCTGAGTCATGTGCTGTATCCAGCCCCCTTGGAGAGTTACGAGGATGTCCGTGGCACCCTCCACCTGGGCAGACTTGCCCAGCTGCACGCCAGGCTGAAGCAAATGCTGCAGGAGTTGGGGCGGCCAGGCATGGTCTGGTTTAGTGCCAACCCCTGTCCTCACTGTGGTGACAGGACCTTCTATGACCCGGAGCCCATTCTGTGCCCCTGTTATATGCCTGCCTAG